In one Choloepus didactylus isolate mChoDid1 chromosome 1, mChoDid1.pri, whole genome shotgun sequence genomic region, the following are encoded:
- the LOC119530576 gene encoding 39S ribosomal protein L47, mitochondrial-like, whose amino-acid sequence MAVPRLAVVCRVVSETLKASRALLTSQTPVSPGFRFVLSLLPKDTPSATSFHQCRLLHTTLSRKGLEEFFDDPKNWGEEKVKSGASWTCQQLRNKSNEDLHKLWYVLLKERNMLLTLEQEAKRQRWPMPSPERLEKVIDSMDALDKVVQEREDALRLLQTGQEKARPGAWRRDIFGRIIWHKFKQWPIPWHLNKRYNRKRFFAMPYVDHFVRLRLEKQARIEARKKNLKKKKEKFLQEKFPHLSEVQKSSLV is encoded by the coding sequence ATGGCGGTGCCTCGTTTGGCTGTAGTTTGCCGAGTGGTCTCAGAAACCCTGAAGGCTTCCAGAGCGTTATTAACTTCTCAGACCCCTGTTAGTCCAGGTTTCAGGTTTGTTCTTAGTTTGTTGCCTAAGGATACACCAAGTGCCACATCTTTTCACCAGTGTAGATTACTTCATACCACGTTGTCAAGGAAAGGACTAGAAGAATTTTTTGATGACCCAAAGAATTGGGgggaagaaaaagtgaaatctggtgcttcttggacctgtcaGCAATTAAGGAACAAAAGTAATGAAGATTTACATAAACTCTGGTATGTCctgttgaaagaaagaaacatgcTCCTAACTCTGGAGCAGGAGGCCAAGAGGCAGAGATGGCCAATGCCGAGTCCAGAGCGGTTAGAAAAGGTGATAGATTCCATGGATGCATTAGATAAGGTTGtccaggaaagagaagatgccctAAGGCTTCTTCAGACTGGTCAAGAAAAAGCCAGACCTGGTGCTTGGAGAAGAGATATCTTTGGAAGAATCATCTGGCACAAATTCAAGCAATGGCCTATACCTTGGCACCTAAATAAAAGATACAATAGGAAACGATTCTTTGCAATGCCTTATGTAGACCATTTTGTCAGATTGAGACTTGAGAAACAAGCCCGCATcgaagcaagaaagaaaaatttaaagaaaaagaaagaaaaatttcttcaggaaaaaTTTCCACATCTTTCTGAAGTCCAGAAGTCAAGTCTTGTCTAA